From the Thermococcus sp. 21S7 genome, the window TCACGAATCCGCTTGAGCTTGAGGAGATGGAAGTGAGGGGGGAAGCGCCCTCGGCCATCCAGTTCTACGTCACGAGCTTCATCGGGATTCAGTTCCTCTTTGCCACGATGCTCATGATAGGCTCCGGGACTCTTGAGGAGATAGAACACGGGACGCTGAGGCGCATAGCGGCCTCGCCGGCGACGGCGTGGGACTTTCTGACCGGAAAGATGCTCTCTACCTTCATCGTGATAACCGTGAGCATAGTCATCGGGATAGCCTACGCGAAGCTGGTCTTTGGGGAGACCGTCTTTCCAAGCGCCCTCGGATGGCTCATAATATTCCTCGCGGCGGTCTTCTCAATGAGCCTTGGACTGGCGATAGCCATGGGCACGAGGAGCATAAAGGCCACGAACGCGATAGTCAACCTCATCTCGATGCCCCTGCTTTTCTTAGCCGGCATCGTCATTCCGGCGAGCATACTCCCGGAGTGGGCGAGGCCCATAGCGAACTACTTCCCGCTCGGAACTGCGCTGAAGAGCCTCCGCCTGCTGGAGCTCTACCACAGGCCGGCAAGCGAAGTCCTGCCCGACGTTGCCTGGGTCGCCGTGAGCGCCTTTGGAATGCTCTTGATAGCGATATTCCTCTACAACTGGGCGGTGAAGAGGCTTGAATGAGGAATAAAGAAAAGCTAGCCCATCCACTTCCTGAGGAACTCCCCGACTTTCCCTTTCCATTCCTCGGGGTGGAGCTTTATCGTCCTCACGTGGGGGGCATCGGTAACCCAGAGCTCAACGTTGGGGTTTGTTTCCCTGTTTTTCTCGTAGAACTCCCTGACCTCATCGACCATCACCAGCGGGTCTTTCTCCCCCGCTATGATGAGGAGGGGTTTTCTGACTCTCTCGGCGTACTCTATGGGATGAACCTCCTTCCCTCCGCTGAAGAGCCTCGTGAGCGGCCTGACGGAGATGTGGAGCCACTCGGGGAGCTTTGCAAAGTACCTGAGTCCCCTGGCCCCGCTCCTGTCGAGGTACATGGGGGGACTGTCGGCAACGCCGCAGCAGATTCCCTCGATCTCGGCGAGGGAGCGTATCGTGACTATGGCGCCCATGGAGAAACCCACGAGCCCCACCCTCTGCGCGCGTTCGGGATGGTTCGCCCTCAGCCACGCTATGGCGGCCCTAACATCGAGCAGTTCCCTATCGCCAACCGTCGTGTACTTTCCTTCGCTCTTTCCGTGGGCTCGGAAGTCAAAGGCGAGAACGTTGTAGCCCTCCCTCAGGAGGAACTCTATCGTAGGCCTCATGTAACGCTTCTCCCACCTGCTCGCGGTGTATCCGTGGAGCGGGAGAACGGTCTTATTGCTTCCGTTGTCTATCCACCAGCCGCTGAGTTTCAGGCCGTCCTCGGTGGTAAACTCAACGTTCTCATACTCGAAGCCGAGGTCCTTTGGAGTCCAATCCCCCACGAGGCGAGGCGGCGTTATCATCCTGTAGGCAACGAAAGCCGAAAAGGCAAGAAATGCAAGGAGGGCAAGGATTAAGACACCAACCCAGGTCATGCTTCAACCCTCCGCGGTCGCGTCCAAGTTCCGCATGTGCCATATCATGGGCATCGCGAGGAGAACCAGCGCGGCCCCAATTGGGAAGAGAACCCTGTAGTTCTCACCCGTCAGGTCAACTATTGCACCGCCGAGGACTCCCGCCAGGAGAACCGGCAGGGCGCGGGTGGCCTCAAAGAAGCCGTAGTACCTGCCGGTGAAGGCCTCCTTTTCGAAGCGGGTCAGCAGGTCGCCGATTACCGGGTAAGATGCCGCCATCAGAACTCCCCATCCAACGCCCGCCAGCCCGAGGGCTATCACTATGCCGGTCCTGCTCGTCACGAACCATCCCCATAGCTGGGGCAGGGCGAAGATAACGCCGCCGAGGACTATACTGAGGCGCCTCCCGAGCCTGTCGTAGATTATTCCCCCGGGCAGTGCCCCGAGGAGAACCGTAACGTTGAAGAGGGCCATCAGGTAGAGGCCCAGGGAGGTCACCGCCTTTATGTTCTCCTCGCTCGCCGAGCCGTGCAGGATGTAGGCGAGTATGCCGTAGAGAAAGATGGCTATGAACTCAAAGCTCATCCACCACAGGGTCTGGGCAGTGTAGAACCTGAGAAAATCGCGGTTCTCGACGATGCTTTTGAGGTATTCAACGAGTCCCTCGTTCTCTTCCATCTCAGGTGCTTCTGGCTCTTTGATGGCGAAATAGACGAAGAGTGCCGCGCCTATCAGGAACGCCGCCGTTATGAGGAACGGAACCTTAAGGTATTGGGTCTGTGCAAGCGCCTTTATCCCCTCGCTCTCCCCGGTCTCGGCTGCGGCCTTTGAGATGAGGAATCCCGCGAGGCCGAAGAGAAAGAGGTTTGCCGCCCATTCAAAGAGGGTTATCACGCCGCTGGCCTTTCCGCGGTGACCGCTCTCAACCGTGTCGGGCATCAGGGCGCGGTACTGGGCGGTGTATAGATGCATCGAGAGGTAGAAGAATCCCAGAACCAGCGCGAAGCCCCACAGCGGCACTCCCATGACGTAGGAGCCGTATATCATGAGTGCGGCGATGCCGGCGAGAACTCCGCCGACCATTATGAAGGGCCTTCTCCGGCCGTGTCTTGATTTAAGTGTATCGCTGTAATAACCGAGAAGAACGGGTACAAACAGACCGATGAAGCCCTCAACGGCCAAGATCGTCCCCTTGACAAATGCCGAACCGGTGTAGCCGGAGAGCAGAGGGAAAGACAGGCCCTTGTTGAGCGCCCAGCCGGTGCTTCTGCTGAACCCTAGCAGGGCAAGGCCCAGAACAACACCCCAGCGGAATCCTTTACCCTTCACGGTTTCACCACCTTATTTGACATCGTTATATCAAAAGGGTTTTTACCTTTTTCTTTTGAAAGTCTCGCCCTTCAGGCGGGGAGAAGTCGGTTTTTGGTCCAAGGGCTAAAACGGAAAAATGAACCGGACATCAGTCCATGTCCGGAACGTAATCCAGTGCCTCTCCCCCACGCCTCACGATGTCTCCGCGCCTCACGAACTGCATCGCTACGGCCGCCAGGATGAAAAAGGCTATCGAAAACGGTATCAGCGTTCTGTATCCGATGAGGTCAAGGAAGGCTCCAGCCAGCGGGGGCGCAACGAGGTTCGCCGCCTGGCTGAAGAAGTAGTAGAGTCCGGTGTAGCCGCCGAGCTTCTCCTCGGTCGTCATGTCAACGACCATCGGCAGGGAGTTCACGTTGACCATCGCCCAGCCCATGCCGCCCACGAAGAACAGTCCCATGAACGTCATGACCACGGGGTCCGAGAGGGAGCTGGATTCCGGTTTCTGGCCTTCGCCGACGAGGTACGCTCCCACCAGTATTCCTATGACTATTATGAGGCCGAGGGTTATGGTTCTCCGCCTGCCCAGCCTGGCACCTACGAAGCCCGCGGGAATCGCGAATACCATGAAGCTCAGGGAGAACAGGCCGAGCATGAATGCCCCCGTGCTCTCCTCGATGCCGAGGTAGTATTTAGCGTAGCTGGTGAAGAACGTTTCCAGGGAGTTGAAGGCTATGAACCAGAGAAATATCGCAAGGAGAATCGCGAGCAGGCTCCTCTCGTGGCTGGCGAAGACGTCCTTGAGGTTATCCTTGAGTTCGCCGAAGCTCTTGTGGGAGGTCTCGGCGAGAAGCTTCCGTATATTGAGCCTCTTCCCTGGAACGCGGTATTCCTCCGGCTCGGGGACGAAGAGGACGACGAGGATGTTGGCGAGGAGCATTATGGCGGCGCCGAGGTAGAACGGGTAGGCGTAGTTCATGTCGTAAAGGGCCTTGCCGCCGAAATAGGCCAGCAGGGCACCAAGGCCGCCCATGAAGTTGATTATTCCGTTGGCCTGGGAGCGCTTCTCACTTGGGGTTATGTCGGGCATAAATGCAACGACCGGGGAGCGGAACAGCGCCATGAAGAAGTTCATGAAGATTATCGTTCCCATGAAAAGGGCGAGGCTCCCATACATCCTTGAAATCGGTATGAGCGCAAACATTATCGCGGCAGATGGGGCACCCAGGAGTATGTAGGGCTTTCTACGCCCCAGCTTCGTCCGCGTCATGTCGCTCAGCGCGCCCAGGAACGGGAGCAGCAGGACCGCGAACAGGTTGTCGATTGTCATTATGAAACCGGTCACCGTCTTGCTGAGGTGGAAGGTGTCCTGCAGGAATATCGGCACGTAGGCGTTGTACAGCGCCCAGATTATGCTTATCCCAAAAAAGCCAAAACCCAGGATGAATATCCTGCTGTACCTGAACTCTACCATGTTCATCACCATACTATTTTAGTCCTCAATGAACTAAACCGCTGAGTTTATAAGGATTTTCGGTTTTCAGACGAGTAGGGACAGGAGATGGAGCAACCAAGTATCTTGGGGCACAGGGGGTTCAGGGGAAGGCTCGAAAACACTCTCCCGGCATTCAGGAGGGCGCTCAAATACGCCGATGGAATAGAGTTCGACATCAGGCTAACCGGCGATGGAAAGCTGGTGATACACCACGACGGCTCCTTCTACGCGGACGGCTCGCGGTACCGGCTACGGACGCTGAGCCTGAGGGAGCTGTGGAAGCTGCACCGTTCTGGTTAGCCGTAACTTGTGTAAAGTTTGTAAGCCTCGTTACGGCTAACCTTCCCTCCTCCCATCTTCATTGGAGGGCTTTCGGGGGGAACGGTGACTCCCCACATCTTCAAGGCTTTCAAACGAACATTCCAAGAGCCGACCACATCACGGTCGGCTTCAAACCCACAATTCGAACACTTCAAAACCCTGTGCCCATTCGGGCTTAACTTACTCCCACACACCGGGCACAGGGAGGAAGTATGAGCAGGATTCACGAAAACAACCCTAACACTCTTCAACTTCGCCTTGTATTCGATAATGCTTTGAAGCTTCCGAAAAC encodes:
- a CDS encoding ABC transporter permease; this encodes MKARAIKAIIGKDLRETRREKMALFWIFVFPLMWITLLGGIWGGHNPPITLDVGVVYFNESAPFTAGDIVNVMENVTMDNVHVFKVRRYPNESAGIDAVRAGRIDVLLIFPKGFGENVSSGFQAKIYAYFDRSDPQNYQIVSGVIKGFFSEFEKEMAERRLNTTLGYIEKYVPEGAVENFTVADLERYMLGLTNPLELEEMEVRGEAPSAIQFYVTSFIGIQFLFATMLMIGSGTLEEIEHGTLRRIAASPATAWDFLTGKMLSTFIVITVSIVIGIAYAKLVFGETVFPSALGWLIIFLAAVFSMSLGLAIAMGTRSIKATNAIVNLISMPLLFLAGIVIPASILPEWARPIANYFPLGTALKSLRLLELYHRPASEVLPDVAWVAVSAFGMLLIAIFLYNWAVKRLE
- a CDS encoding alpha/beta hydrolase; amino-acid sequence: MTWVGVLILALLAFLAFSAFVAYRMITPPRLVGDWTPKDLGFEYENVEFTTEDGLKLSGWWIDNGSNKTVLPLHGYTASRWEKRYMRPTIEFLLREGYNVLAFDFRAHGKSEGKYTTVGDRELLDVRAAIAWLRANHPERAQRVGLVGFSMGAIVTIRSLAEIEGICCGVADSPPMYLDRSGARGLRYFAKLPEWLHISVRPLTRLFSGGKEVHPIEYAERVRKPLLIIAGEKDPLVMVDEVREFYEKNRETNPNVELWVTDAPHVRTIKLHPEEWKGKVGEFLRKWMG
- a CDS encoding MFS transporter, which encodes MKGKGFRWGVVLGLALLGFSRSTGWALNKGLSFPLLSGYTGSAFVKGTILAVEGFIGLFVPVLLGYYSDTLKSRHGRRRPFIMVGGVLAGIAALMIYGSYVMGVPLWGFALVLGFFYLSMHLYTAQYRALMPDTVESGHRGKASGVITLFEWAANLFLFGLAGFLISKAAAETGESEGIKALAQTQYLKVPFLITAAFLIGAALFVYFAIKEPEAPEMEENEGLVEYLKSIVENRDFLRFYTAQTLWWMSFEFIAIFLYGILAYILHGSASEENIKAVTSLGLYLMALFNVTVLLGALPGGIIYDRLGRRLSIVLGGVIFALPQLWGWFVTSRTGIVIALGLAGVGWGVLMAASYPVIGDLLTRFEKEAFTGRYYGFFEATRALPVLLAGVLGGAIVDLTGENYRVLFPIGAALVLLAMPMIWHMRNLDATAEG
- a CDS encoding SLC45 family MFS transporter; its protein translation is MVEFRYSRIFILGFGFFGISIIWALYNAYVPIFLQDTFHLSKTVTGFIMTIDNLFAVLLLPFLGALSDMTRTKLGRRKPYILLGAPSAAIMFALIPISRMYGSLALFMGTIIFMNFFMALFRSPVVAFMPDITPSEKRSQANGIINFMGGLGALLAYFGGKALYDMNYAYPFYLGAAIMLLANILVVLFVPEPEEYRVPGKRLNIRKLLAETSHKSFGELKDNLKDVFASHERSLLAILLAIFLWFIAFNSLETFFTSYAKYYLGIEESTGAFMLGLFSLSFMVFAIPAGFVGARLGRRRTITLGLIIVIGILVGAYLVGEGQKPESSSLSDPVVMTFMGLFFVGGMGWAMVNVNSLPMVVDMTTEEKLGGYTGLYYFFSQAANLVAPPLAGAFLDLIGYRTLIPFSIAFFILAAVAMQFVRRGDIVRRGGEALDYVPDMD
- a CDS encoding glycerophosphodiester phosphodiesterase family protein, whose amino-acid sequence is MEQPSILGHRGFRGRLENTLPAFRRALKYADGIEFDIRLTGDGKLVIHHDGSFYADGSRYRLRTLSLRELWKLHRSG